In Prevotella sp. oral taxon 475, one DNA window encodes the following:
- the rpsH gene encoding 30S ribosomal protein S8, whose protein sequence is MTDPIADYLTRLRNAIMAHHRVVEVPASNLKKEITKILFEKGYILNYKFVEEGPQGVIKVALKYHPVTKANAITSLKRVSTPGLRQYTGYKDMPRVINGLGIAILSTSKGVMTNKEAADLKIGGEVLCYVY, encoded by the coding sequence ATGACAGATCCAATAGCAGATTATCTGACTCGACTCAGAAACGCAATCATGGCACATCATCGCGTGGTTGAGGTGCCTGCGTCTAATTTGAAGAAAGAGATCACGAAGATTCTCTTTGAAAAGGGTTACATCCTGAACTATAAGTTCGTAGAGGAAGGCCCGCAAGGTGTCATCAAAGTGGCTTTGAAGTATCACCCGGTAACAAAAGCAAACGCTATCACAAGCTTGAAACGCGTTTCTACTCCCGGTTTGCGTCAGTACACAGGTTACAAAGACATGCCGAGAGTAATTAACGGATTGGGCATCGCAATTTTGTCCACATCTAAAGGTGTAATGACCAACAAGGAAGCTGCCGACTTGAAAATCGGTGGTGAAGTTCTTTGTTATGTTTATTAA
- the rpsN gene encoding 30S ribosomal protein S14: MAKESMKAREVKRAKLVARYAEKRAALKKIIATSDDYAEAYEAARKLQSIPKNANPIRLHNRCKITGRPKGYIRQFGLSRIQFREMASAGLIPGVKKASW, encoded by the coding sequence ATGGCAAAAGAATCAATGAAAGCTCGCGAGGTAAAGCGTGCAAAACTGGTTGCTCGTTATGCTGAGAAGCGTGCGGCTCTGAAAAAGATTATTGCAACCTCTGACGATTATGCTGAAGCTTACGAGGCCGCTCGCAAGTTGCAGTCTATTCCGAAGAATGCCAACCCCATTCGTCTTCACAATCGTTGTAAAATCACCGGTCGTCCGAAAGGATATATCCGTCAGTTCGGTCTTTCGCGTATTCAATTCCGCGAGATGGCATCTGCCGGTTTGATTCCCGGCGTGAAGAAGGCAAGCTGGTAG
- the rplX gene encoding 50S ribosomal protein L24, producing MSKLHIKKGDEVIVLAGEDKGRKGKVLKVLVERERAFVEGINMVSKSTKPSAKNPQGGIVKQEAPIHVSNLSLIDPKSGKATRIAIKKTDDGKKVRIAKKSGEVIK from the coding sequence ATGAGTAAGTTACATATTAAAAAAGGTGACGAGGTTATCGTTCTGGCCGGCGAAGACAAAGGTCGGAAAGGTAAGGTGCTCAAAGTCTTGGTAGAACGGGAGCGTGCTTTTGTCGAAGGTATCAATATGGTATCTAAGAGCACAAAGCCATCTGCAAAGAATCCTCAGGGAGGTATCGTTAAGCAGGAAGCTCCTATTCACGTTTCGAACTTGAGCTTGATAGATCCGAAGAGTGGTAAGGCTACTCGTATAGCCATTAAGAAAACAGATGATGGAAAGAAAGTACGCATCGCAAAGAAATCTGGGGAGGTGATAAAATAA
- the rpsE gene encoding 30S ribosomal protein S5 — protein MAMNRVRVNSDAELKDRLVAINRVTKVTKGGRTFTFAAIVVVGDGNGVIGYGLGKAGEVTSAIAKGVEAAKKNLVKVPVLKGTVPHEMEVSFGGAKVLIKPAAAGTGLKAGGAMRAVLESSGITDVIAKSKGSSNPHNLVKATIEALSRMRDAYTIAGVRGVSMEKVFNG, from the coding sequence ATGGCAATGAATAGAGTAAGAGTAAATAGTGACGCTGAATTGAAAGATCGCTTGGTGGCTATCAACCGTGTTACAAAAGTAACCAAGGGTGGTCGTACCTTTACGTTCGCTGCAATTGTCGTTGTCGGTGATGGTAACGGAGTTATCGGATATGGCTTGGGTAAAGCCGGTGAGGTTACTTCGGCTATCGCTAAAGGAGTAGAGGCCGCAAAGAAGAATCTTGTAAAGGTTCCTGTGCTCAAAGGTACTGTTCCCCATGAAATGGAAGTTTCTTTTGGAGGTGCAAAGGTGCTGATTAAGCCAGCCGCAGCCGGAACCGGACTTAAAGCCGGTGGTGCTATGCGTGCCGTTCTTGAGAGTAGTGGTATCACAGATGTGATTGCTAAGTCGAAAGGGTCTTCCAACCCTCATAACTTGGTGAAGGCAACCATCGAGGCCTTGAGTCGGATGCGTGATGCTTATACGATTGCTGGCGTACGTGGTGTTAGCATGGAAAAAGTATTTAACGGATAA
- the rpmD gene encoding 50S ribosomal protein L30, whose amino-acid sequence MATIKIKQVKSRIGYPVDQKRTLLALGLRKISQVVEVEDTPSIRGMIKKVHHLVNVVE is encoded by the coding sequence ATGGCAACAATAAAAATCAAACAGGTTAAGAGTAGAATTGGATATCCGGTAGACCAAAAGCGTACACTTTTGGCTTTGGGGCTCCGTAAGATTTCTCAGGTTGTTGAAGTGGAAGATACTCCAAGCATCCGTGGTATGATTAAAAAAGTTCACCATCTGGTAAACGTTGTTGAATAA
- the rplO gene encoding 50S ribosomal protein L15 translates to MKLNSLKPAKGSTHSRRRVGRGPGSGLGGTSTRGHKGAKARSGYKRKIGFEGGQMPLQRRIPKAGFKNINHKEYLPINLSALQALAEEKGLHKIGLVELKEAGLLKGRVLVKILGDGELKVALTVEANAFSKTAEEAIKAVGGNTTII, encoded by the coding sequence ATGAAATTAAATAGTTTGAAACCAGCTAAGGGTTCTACACATTCACGTCGTCGTGTCGGTCGCGGTCCGGGATCTGGATTGGGAGGCACTTCTACTCGTGGACATAAAGGTGCTAAGGCTCGTTCTGGTTATAAAAGAAAGATTGGATTTGAAGGAGGACAGATGCCTTTGCAGCGTCGTATTCCTAAAGCCGGCTTCAAAAATATCAACCATAAGGAGTATTTGCCAATTAATCTATCCGCACTCCAGGCTTTGGCAGAGGAGAAAGGACTTCATAAAATTGGTTTGGTGGAATTGAAAGAGGCAGGTCTGTTGAAAGGTAGGGTCCTCGTTAAGATTCTTGGTGATGGCGAATTGAAGGTCGCTCTCACTGTTGAAGCCAATGCATTCTCTAAAACTGCCGAAGAAGCAATCAAGGCAGTTGGTGGTAACACAACTATAATCTAA
- the rpsM gene encoding 30S ribosomal protein S13, translating to MAIRIVGVDLPQNKRGEIALTYIYGIGRSSSAKILDKAGVSRDLKVSEWTDDQAAKIREIIGAEFKVEGDLRSEVQMNIKRLMDIGCYRGVRHRNGLPVRGQSTKNNARTRKGKKKTVANKKKATK from the coding sequence ATGGCAATAAGAATTGTTGGAGTAGATTTGCCCCAAAATAAGCGTGGCGAAATCGCATTGACCTATATATATGGTATAGGTCGAAGTAGTTCAGCAAAGATATTGGACAAGGCAGGTGTAAGCCGCGACCTGAAAGTCAGCGAGTGGACCGACGACCAGGCAGCCAAGATCCGTGAGATTATCGGTGCTGAATTCAAAGTAGAAGGTGACCTCCGTTCTGAGGTACAGATGAATATCAAGCGACTGATGGATATTGGTTGTTATCGTGGAGTTCGTCATCGTAATGGTCTTCCAGTTCGTGGGCAGAGCACGAAGAATAATGCTCGTACCCGTAAGGGAAAGAAGAAGACTGTTGCTAATAAGAAAAAAGCTACTAAGTAA
- the secY gene encoding preprotein translocase subunit SecY translates to MKKFIETLKNCWRIEDLRQRLLITILFVAIYRFGSFVVLPGINPGMLEKLQSQTSGGLMSLLDMFSGGAFSNASIFALGIMPYISASIVMQLLAVAVPYFQKMQREGESGRKKINWYTRALTVVILLFQAPSYLVNLKMQAEGALASGISWSVFMIPATIILAAGSMFVLWLGERITDKGVGNGISLIIMVGIIARLPQAFIQEVGSRFTAITGGGLVMFIVEILILYGIVCAAILLVQGTRKVPVQYAKRLVGNKQYGGARQYVPLKLFAANVMPIIFAQALMFIPLAIVRYQSENASYVVQSLMDNRSLLYNIIYVVLIIAFTYFYTAITLNPTQMAEDMKRNNGFIPGVKPGKDTAEYIDTVMSRLTLPGSLFIAFIAVMPALAGLLNVQQAFSQFFGGTSLLILVGVVIDTLQQIESYLMMRHYDGLLNSGHTRGNGVVSAY, encoded by the coding sequence ATGAAAAAGTTTATCGAGACACTGAAGAATTGTTGGAGAATTGAGGACTTGCGCCAGCGACTCCTCATAACCATACTATTTGTAGCTATCTATCGTTTTGGATCGTTTGTGGTCCTTCCGGGTATCAATCCGGGAATGTTGGAAAAACTGCAGTCCCAGACCTCTGGTGGCTTGATGTCGCTTTTGGATATGTTTTCCGGTGGTGCATTCTCTAATGCGTCTATCTTCGCGTTGGGAATCATGCCTTATATCTCAGCCTCCATTGTGATGCAGCTTTTGGCTGTAGCAGTTCCGTATTTTCAAAAAATGCAGAGGGAAGGTGAGAGCGGACGGAAGAAGATAAACTGGTATACGCGTGCTCTGACAGTAGTTATTCTACTGTTTCAGGCACCGTCTTACCTTGTCAACCTCAAGATGCAAGCCGAGGGAGCTTTGGCTTCCGGTATCTCGTGGTCGGTGTTTATGATTCCAGCCACCATTATTCTCGCAGCGGGAAGTATGTTCGTTCTTTGGCTGGGCGAACGTATCACCGACAAGGGAGTGGGAAACGGTATTTCATTGATCATCATGGTGGGTATCATTGCCCGACTGCCACAAGCTTTCATCCAGGAAGTAGGCTCTCGCTTTACGGCGATAACGGGTGGTGGACTTGTCATGTTTATCGTTGAGATTCTCATCTTATACGGAATCGTTTGTGCTGCAATTCTTTTAGTACAAGGTACACGGAAAGTTCCTGTTCAATATGCAAAGCGTCTTGTTGGTAATAAGCAGTATGGTGGCGCACGTCAATATGTGCCTCTGAAGCTGTTTGCAGCTAACGTGATGCCTATCATCTTTGCACAGGCTCTGATGTTTATTCCTTTGGCTATCGTAAGGTATCAGTCTGAAAATGCAAGTTATGTGGTGCAGTCTCTGATGGATAACCGGAGTCTCTTGTATAATATAATTTATGTGGTATTGATTATCGCATTTACTTATTTCTATACGGCAATTACTCTGAATCCGACTCAGATGGCGGAAGATATGAAGCGTAACAATGGTTTTATTCCTGGCGTTAAACCGGGGAAAGATACGGCTGAGTATATTGATACGGTGATGTCTCGTCTCACTCTACCAGGTTCTTTGTTCATTGCATTTATTGCGGTGATGCCTGCATTGGCCGGTCTGCTGAATGTACAACAAGCCTTCTCCCAATTCTTTGGAGGAACGTCGCTCTTAATTTTGGTAGGAGTTGTTATCGATACATTACAACAGATTGAAAGCTATCTGATGATGCGTCATTACGATGGATTGCTTAATTCGGGACATACCCGTGGAAACGGTGTCGTTTCTGCCTATTGA
- the map gene encoding type I methionyl aminopeptidase — translation MKVFLKTEDEISLMREANQLVGKTLAELAKHVIPGVTTLQLDKIADEFIRDHGGIPTFKNFPNPFGEPFPASICTSINEEVVHGIPRENQILKEGDVISVDCGILLAGYNGDSCYTFCVGEVAKETKELLDVTKEALYLGIKEAVAGNHLGDIGYAIQQYCESRGYGVVRELTGHGIGKEMHEEPKVPNYGRRGNGILLKEGMCIAIEPMITMGDRHIGLMPDKWTIRTLDGKPAAHFEHTIAIRKGQAEILSSFEEIELTEKEKK, via the coding sequence ATGAAGGTCTTTCTAAAGACTGAAGATGAGATTAGCTTAATGCGTGAGGCGAACCAACTTGTTGGTAAAACCTTGGCAGAATTGGCAAAACATGTCATACCGGGTGTGACAACTCTCCAATTGGATAAAATTGCGGATGAATTTATCCGTGATCATGGAGGAATCCCTACTTTTAAGAATTTTCCTAATCCTTTTGGAGAGCCCTTTCCTGCAAGCATTTGCACATCGATCAATGAAGAAGTGGTGCATGGAATCCCTCGGGAGAATCAGATCTTAAAAGAGGGTGACGTCATTTCTGTTGACTGTGGCATACTTCTTGCTGGATATAATGGTGACAGTTGTTATACCTTCTGTGTAGGTGAAGTTGCTAAAGAAACGAAAGAGCTTTTGGATGTAACAAAAGAGGCTTTGTATCTTGGCATTAAAGAGGCTGTTGCAGGAAATCATTTAGGTGACATTGGATATGCTATTCAGCAATATTGCGAGAGCCGTGGCTATGGCGTTGTCCGCGAATTGACGGGTCATGGGATAGGAAAGGAGATGCATGAAGAACCCAAAGTACCGAATTACGGTCGGAGGGGAAACGGAATTCTTTTAAAGGAAGGAATGTGCATTGCCATTGAACCCATGATTACAATGGGAGATAGGCATATCGGGTTAATGCCTGATAAGTGGACTATCAGAACCTTGGATGGAAAGCCGGCCGCACATTTTGAGCATACGATTGCTATTAGAAAAGGCCAAGCAGAAATTTTATCTTCGTTTGAGGAAATAGAACTTACAGAAAAAGAAAAGAAATAA
- the rpsS gene encoding 30S ribosomal protein S19, with translation MSRSLKKGPYINVSLEKKILAMNESGKKSVVKTWARASMISPDFVGHTVAVHNGNKFIPVYITENMVGHKLGEFSPTRRFGGHSGNRK, from the coding sequence ATGAGTCGTTCATTAAAAAAAGGTCCATATATCAACGTTTCTCTTGAAAAGAAAATTCTCGCAATGAATGAGAGTGGCAAGAAAAGCGTTGTTAAAACGTGGGCCAGAGCTTCAATGATTTCCCCCGACTTTGTGGGGCATACTGTTGCAGTTCATAACGGAAATAAATTTATCCCTGTTTACATTACCGAGAATATGGTTGGTCACAAGTTGGGTGAATTCTCTCCCACGCGTCGTTTTGGCGGCCATTCTGGTAACAGAAAGTAA
- the rplR gene encoding 50S ribosomal protein L18 — MTTKKVERRIKIKYRIRKSVNGTAERPRMSVFRSNKQIYVQIINDLTGTTLASASSLGLETMPKKEQAQKVGELVAQKAQAAGITAVVFDRNGYLYHGRVKELADAARKGGLNF, encoded by the coding sequence ATGACAACAAAGAAAGTAGAAAGACGAATTAAAATCAAATATAGAATTCGCAAGAGCGTCAATGGTACTGCAGAGCGTCCTCGCATGAGCGTGTTCCGTTCGAACAAGCAGATTTACGTTCAAATCATCAACGATCTCACCGGTACCACTCTTGCTTCGGCCTCTTCGCTGGGCTTGGAAACGATGCCTAAGAAAGAACAGGCACAGAAAGTCGGCGAGTTGGTTGCACAGAAGGCACAGGCTGCCGGTATCACCGCTGTTGTTTTCGACCGTAATGGTTATCTTTACCACGGTCGTGTGAAAGAGCTGGCTGATGCAGCCCGTAAAGGTGGACTTAATTTTTAA
- the infA gene encoding translation initiation factor IF-1 gives MAKQSAIEQDGTIVEALSNAMFRVELENGCPITAHISGKMRMHYIKILPGDKVKVEMSPYDLTKGRIVFRYK, from the coding sequence ATGGCAAAACAATCTGCTATTGAGCAAGATGGAACAATCGTTGAAGCGTTATCAAATGCGATGTTTCGCGTAGAGTTGGAAAATGGATGTCCCATAACAGCTCACATCTCTGGCAAGATGAGAATGCACTATATCAAGATATTGCCTGGTGATAAGGTAAAAGTGGAAATGAGTCCCTATGACCTTACCAAGGGTAGAATCGTGTTTAGATACAAATAA
- the rplP gene encoding 50S ribosomal protein L16 has protein sequence MLQPKRVRYRRPQDGRGNKGNAGRGTQLAFGSFGIKTLEAKWIDSRQIEAARVAVNRYMQREGQVWIRIFPDKPITRKPADVRMGKGKGDPAGWVAPVTPGRILFEVEGVSFDIAKEALRLAAQKLPVKTKFVVRRDYDKNA, from the coding sequence ATGTTACAGCCCAAAAGAGTAAGATATAGAAGACCGCAAGACGGCCGTGGCAACAAAGGCAACGCCGGTAGAGGGACACAATTGGCTTTCGGTTCATTTGGCATCAAGACCCTTGAAGCAAAGTGGATAGACAGTCGACAGATAGAAGCGGCCCGTGTAGCCGTGAACCGTTATATGCAACGTGAAGGCCAGGTATGGATTCGCATCTTCCCGGATAAACCCATTACCCGTAAGCCTGCTGACGTCCGCATGGGTAAAGGAAAGGGAGATCCCGCAGGTTGGGTAGCTCCGGTAACACCTGGTCGCATTCTTTTTGAAGTAGAAGGAGTTAGCTTCGACATTGCTAAAGAGGCTCTTCGCCTTGCAGCACAGAAGCTTCCTGTTAAGACAAAGTTTGTTGTTAGACGTGATTACGATAAAAACGCTTAA
- the rpmJ gene encoding 50S ribosomal protein L36 encodes MKTRASLKKRTPDCKIVRRKGRLFVINKKNPKYKMRQG; translated from the coding sequence ATGAAGACAAGAGCATCATTGAAGAAACGTACACCTGACTGTAAGATTGTCCGTCGTAAGGGTCGCTTGTTCGTTATCAACAAGAAAAACCCGAAGTATAAGATGCGTCAGGGTTAA
- the rplF gene encoding 50S ribosomal protein L6, producing the protein MSRIGNLPIVIPSGVTVSQNNGLVTVKGPKGELSQKVDASIKMNIEDGQIIFTVDENSPVNIKQKQAFHGLYRSLVNNMVVGVSEGYKKVLELVGVGYRVSNQGNIIEFSLGYTHPIFIQLPSEVKVETKSERNQNPLLILESCDKQLLGLICAKIRSFRKPEPYKGKGVLFQGEVIRRKSGKTAAAK; encoded by the coding sequence ATGTCAAGAATAGGAAATTTGCCAATTGTCATTCCATCTGGAGTTACTGTATCGCAGAATAATGGGCTTGTAACGGTAAAGGGACCTAAGGGTGAACTTTCCCAAAAGGTAGATGCTTCCATCAAGATGAACATCGAAGATGGTCAGATCATCTTTACTGTAGATGAAAATAGCCCGGTAAATATCAAACAAAAGCAGGCTTTCCATGGCTTGTATCGTTCGCTGGTCAACAACATGGTTGTTGGTGTGAGCGAGGGTTACAAAAAGGTTTTGGAGCTTGTTGGTGTGGGTTATCGTGTTTCCAACCAGGGAAATATTATCGAATTTTCCTTGGGTTACACGCATCCCATCTTTATTCAGCTGCCCAGTGAGGTGAAAGTGGAAACCAAATCTGAGAGAAATCAGAACCCGCTTCTTATCCTGGAGTCCTGCGACAAGCAGTTGCTGGGTCTCATCTGTGCTAAAATTCGTTCTTTCCGCAAGCCTGAACCTTATAAAGGAAAAGGTGTTTTGTTCCAGGGTGAGGTTATTCGTAGGAAGTCTGGTAAGACTGCTGCAGCTAAGTAA
- the rpmC gene encoding 50S ribosomal protein L29, with amino-acid sequence MKMNELKELSAKDLAEKLENAVAAYSQMKIGHNTTPLENPSKIKNARRDIARMKTELRQRELNK; translated from the coding sequence ATGAAGATGAACGAATTGAAAGAACTCTCCGCTAAAGATTTGGCAGAGAAGTTGGAGAATGCTGTGGCTGCTTACAGTCAGATGAAGATAGGTCACAACACCACTCCTCTTGAGAATCCATCAAAGATTAAGAATGCTCGTCGTGATATAGCGCGTATGAAGACAGAACTTCGTCAGAGAGAACTTAACAAATAA
- the rplE gene encoding 50S ribosomal protein L5: MNTAQLKKVYAETIAPALQKQFNYSSAMQVPVLKKIVINQGLGDATQDKKMIDVAINEISSIAGQKAVATYSKKDIANFKLRKKMPIGVMVTLRRERMYEFLEKLIRVALPRIRDFKGIESKFDGRGNYTLGITEQIIFPEINLDSIDRIQGMNITFVTTAHTDEEGYALLKAFGLPFKNAKND, encoded by the coding sequence ATGAATACAGCACAGTTAAAGAAAGTATATGCTGAGACGATTGCCCCGGCATTGCAAAAGCAGTTTAACTATTCCTCAGCGATGCAGGTACCGGTTCTGAAGAAGATTGTCATCAATCAAGGACTTGGTGATGCCACTCAAGATAAGAAGATGATAGATGTTGCCATCAATGAGATTTCTTCTATCGCCGGTCAGAAAGCAGTTGCCACCTACTCTAAGAAAGACATCGCGAATTTCAAACTTCGCAAGAAGATGCCTATCGGTGTAATGGTGACGTTGCGTCGTGAGCGTATGTATGAGTTCCTTGAAAAGCTCATCCGTGTTGCGCTTCCTCGTATTCGCGACTTTAAAGGTATCGAAAGTAAGTTCGACGGTCGTGGAAACTACACATTGGGAATTACAGAACAGATCATTTTCCCTGAAATCAACCTCGATTCAATCGATCGCATTCAAGGAATGAACATCACGTTCGTTACAACAGCCCATACCGACGAGGAAGGCTATGCGCTGTTGAAAGCTTTCGGTCTTCCTTTCAAAAACGCTAAAAACGATTAA
- the rpsC gene encoding 30S ribosomal protein S3 — protein MGQKVNPISNRLGIIRGWDSNWFGGKNFGENIVEDMKIRKYLNERLAKANVARIIIERTLKLVTITICTARPGIVIGKGGQDVDKLKEELKKLYNKDIQINIFEVKRPDLDATIVANNIARQVEGKIAYRRAIKMAVQNTMRAGAEGVKIQITGRLNGAEMARKEMYKEGRTPLHTFRADIDYCQAEALTKVGLLGIKVWICRGEVYGKRDLAPNFAQDKQGGVRSNNAGGRSGRGNRKRNNNR, from the coding sequence ATGGGACAGAAAGTTAATCCAATAAGCAACCGTCTTGGTATTATCCGTGGTTGGGACTCTAATTGGTTTGGTGGAAAGAACTTCGGCGAGAATATCGTTGAAGATATGAAGATACGCAAGTATCTGAACGAGCGTTTGGCAAAAGCAAATGTAGCTCGCATCATTATCGAGCGTACATTGAAGCTCGTAACCATCACCATCTGTACGGCTCGTCCTGGAATCGTCATTGGTAAAGGTGGACAAGATGTTGACAAACTGAAAGAAGAGTTGAAGAAACTCTACAATAAGGATATTCAAATCAACATATTTGAAGTTAAAAGACCCGATCTCGATGCTACGATCGTTGCTAATAACATCGCTCGTCAGGTAGAAGGTAAGATTGCTTATCGCCGTGCTATCAAGATGGCAGTTCAGAATACGATGCGTGCAGGAGCTGAAGGTGTTAAGATTCAAATCACCGGACGTCTCAACGGTGCCGAGATGGCGCGTAAGGAAATGTATAAGGAAGGGCGCACGCCACTTCATACTTTCCGTGCAGATATTGATTACTGTCAGGCAGAGGCCTTGACCAAGGTAGGACTTTTGGGTATTAAGGTTTGGATTTGTCGTGGTGAAGTTTACGGCAAACGTGACTTAGCCCCCAACTTTGCTCAGGATAAACAGGGTGGAGTTCGTTCCAACAATGCAGGTGGTCGCTCTGGTCGTGGTAATCGTAAGAGAAACAATAACCGCTAA
- the rplV gene encoding 50S ribosomal protein L22 yields the protein MGARKHIAAEARKEALKKLYFAKLKGVPSSPRKMRYVVDMVRGMEVNRALGVLRFSKKQAAADVEKLLRSAIANWEAKNERKADEGELYISKVFVDEGVTMKRMRPAPQGRGYRIRKRSNHVTLFVDAKTNDEKE from the coding sequence ATGGGAGCAAGAAAACATATAGCGGCCGAAGCAAGAAAAGAGGCCCTTAAAAAATTGTATTTTGCAAAACTCAAAGGTGTTCCCTCTTCTCCGCGTAAGATGCGCTACGTAGTAGACATGGTTCGTGGTATGGAGGTAAACCGCGCTCTTGGCGTATTGAGATTTTCCAAAAAGCAAGCTGCAGCGGATGTAGAGAAATTGCTGCGTTCGGCGATTGCCAATTGGGAAGCAAAGAATGAGCGCAAGGCAGACGAAGGAGAACTTTATATAAGCAAAGTGTTCGTAGACGAAGGCGTAACGATGAAGCGCATGAGACCCGCTCCACAGGGACGCGGTTACAGAATTCGCAAGCGTTCTAATCACGTTACATTGTTTGTTGATGCCAAAACTAACGACGAAAAAGAATAA
- the rpsQ gene encoding 30S ribosomal protein S17, with amino-acid sequence MVQMEARNLRKVRQGVVVSNKMDKTIVIASKFKEKHPIYGKFVQKTKKYHVHDEKNEANIGDTVLIMETRPLSKTKRWRLVQIIEKAK; translated from the coding sequence ATGGTCCAGATGGAAGCAAGAAATTTAAGAAAAGTAAGACAGGGTGTTGTTGTCAGCAACAAAATGGATAAAACCATTGTTATTGCGTCTAAGTTCAAGGAAAAGCATCCTATCTATGGTAAATTTGTTCAGAAGACAAAGAAATACCATGTTCATGACGAGAAGAACGAAGCCAATATCGGTGATACGGTTCTTATCATGGAAACCCGTCCCTTGAGTAAAACCAAGCGGTGGAGATTAGTTCAAATAATTGAAAAGGCTAAGTAA
- the rplN gene encoding 50S ribosomal protein L14 — MIQAESRLTVCDNSGAREALCIRVLGGTRRRYASVGDVIVVAVKNVIPSSDLKKGAVSKALIVRTKKEIRRADGSYIRFDDNACVLLNNAGEIRGSRIFGPVARELRAVNMKVVSLAPEVL, encoded by the coding sequence ATGATACAAGCAGAATCAAGACTTACAGTATGCGATAACAGCGGTGCACGCGAGGCTCTTTGCATCCGTGTGCTTGGAGGAACCCGCCGCCGTTATGCAAGTGTTGGTGACGTGATTGTCGTTGCAGTCAAGAACGTTATCCCATCAAGTGATTTGAAAAAGGGTGCAGTATCGAAGGCTTTGATTGTCCGCACGAAAAAAGAGATACGTCGTGCTGACGGCTCTTACATCCGTTTTGACGACAATGCATGTGTATTGTTGAACAATGCCGGTGAAATTCGTGGCAGCCGTATCTTCGGTCCGGTAGCCCGTGAGCTTCGTGCAGTCAACATGAAAGTTGTTTCTTTGGCACCTGAGGTTCTTTAA